In one Macaca nemestrina isolate mMacNem1 chromosome 2, mMacNem.hap1, whole genome shotgun sequence genomic region, the following are encoded:
- the LOC105470888 gene encoding receptor-transporting protein 1 isoform X1, translated as MRIFRPWRLRCPALHLPSLSVFSLRWKLPSLTTDKTMCKSVTTDEWKKVFYEKMEEAKPADSWDLIIDPNLKHNVLSPGWKQYVELHASGRFHCSWCWHTWQSPHLVILFHMFLDRAQRAGSVRMRVFKQLCYECGSARLDESSMLEENIEGLVDNLITSLREQCYGERGGQYRIHVASRQDNRRHRGEFCEACQEGIVHWKPSEKLLEEEATTYTFSRAPSPTKPQDETGSGWNFCSIPWCLFWATVLLLIIYLQLSFRSSV; from the exons ATGAGGATTTTTAGACCTTGGAGACTGCGCTGCCCTGCCCTGCACCTACCCTCACTCTCCGTGTTCTCACTAAGGTGGAAATTGCCCTCCCTCACTACTGACAAGACCATGTGTAAAAGCGTGACCACAGACGAGTGGAAGAAAGTCTTCTATGAGAAGATGGAGGAGGCAAAGCCGGCTGACAGCTGGGACCTCATCATAGACCCCAACCTCAAGCACAATGTGCTGAGCCCTGGTTGGAAGCAGTACGTGGAGTTGCATGCTTCAGGCAG GTTCCACTGCTCCTGGTGCTGGCACACCTGGCAGTCACCCCACTTGGTCATCCTGTTCCACATGTTCCTGGACCGCGCCCAGCGGGCGGGCTCGGTGCGCATGCGCGTCTTCAAGCAGCTGTGCTACGAGTGCGGCTCGGCGCGGCTGGACGAGTCCAGCATGCTGGAGGAGAACATCGAGGGCCTGGTGGACAACCTCATCACCAGCCTGCGCGAGCAGTGCTACGGCGAGCGCGGCGGCCAGTACCGCATCCACGTGGCCAGCCGCCAGGACAACCGGCGTCACCGCGGAGAGTTCTGCGAGGCCTGCCAGGAGGGCATTGTGCACTGGAAGCCCAGCGAGAAGCTGCTGGAGGAGGAGGCGACCACCTACACCTTCTCCCGGGCGCCCAGCCCCACCAAGCCTCAGGATGAGACGGGCTCAGGCTGGAACTTCTGCTCTATCCCCTGGTGCTTGTTTTGGGCCACGGTCCTGCTGCTGATCATCTACCTGCAGTTATCCTTCCGTAGCTCCGTCTAA
- the LOC105470888 gene encoding receptor-transporting protein 1 isoform X3, with protein sequence MCKSVTTDEWKKVFYEKMEEAKPADSWDLIIDPNLKHNVLSPGWKQYVELHASGRFHCSWCWHTWQSPHLVILFHMFLDRAQRAGSVRMRVFKQLCYECGSARLDESSMLEENIEGLVDNLITSLREQCYGERGGQYRIHVASRQDNRRHRGEFCEACQEGIVHWKPSEKLLEEEATTYTFSRAPSPTKPQDETGSGWNFCSIPWCLFWATVLLLIIYLQLSFRSSV encoded by the exons ATGTGTAAAAGCGTGACCACAGACGAGTGGAAGAAAGTCTTCTATGAGAAGATGGAGGAGGCAAAGCCGGCTGACAGCTGGGACCTCATCATAGACCCCAACCTCAAGCACAATGTGCTGAGCCCTGGTTGGAAGCAGTACGTGGAGTTGCATGCTTCAGGCAG GTTCCACTGCTCCTGGTGCTGGCACACCTGGCAGTCACCCCACTTGGTCATCCTGTTCCACATGTTCCTGGACCGCGCCCAGCGGGCGGGCTCGGTGCGCATGCGCGTCTTCAAGCAGCTGTGCTACGAGTGCGGCTCGGCGCGGCTGGACGAGTCCAGCATGCTGGAGGAGAACATCGAGGGCCTGGTGGACAACCTCATCACCAGCCTGCGCGAGCAGTGCTACGGCGAGCGCGGCGGCCAGTACCGCATCCACGTGGCCAGCCGCCAGGACAACCGGCGTCACCGCGGAGAGTTCTGCGAGGCCTGCCAGGAGGGCATTGTGCACTGGAAGCCCAGCGAGAAGCTGCTGGAGGAGGAGGCGACCACCTACACCTTCTCCCGGGCGCCCAGCCCCACCAAGCCTCAGGATGAGACGGGCTCAGGCTGGAACTTCTGCTCTATCCCCTGGTGCTTGTTTTGGGCCACGGTCCTGCTGCTGATCATCTACCTGCAGTTATCCTTCCGTAGCTCCGTCTAA